From the genome of Trichoplusia ni isolate ovarian cell line Hi5 chromosome 26, tn1, whole genome shotgun sequence, one region includes:
- the LOC113505490 gene encoding uncharacterized protein LOC113505490 produces MTMAVTPITLSGNLGERHRRLNTLVREAGVRGASLQEFQALPEHSPVDRLFKIDLASQLGYVDYIIQNLQDDDMLYVSRALKSKWLVDHHDVINPKHLESVLYPTMIKPAVSKLKHWTYINLRDPSMCQEFYLYYKENTFEFAIKYLPHCCNEFILQEVPTILAKMSSQHLKILSEKCPRVAEIYYNSLATDEVVRPRYLENQQSYYNSVKCVLKSDADVFLNITEKYFNMNSFRRLSPSASDYILRCHKHRFTNKPELYTAYLLHVQTLADRLSVEECQELVVRLARAKYLQHWFEYKAVEPLVKRLSPDKRAAFKKRVFVEKDVGESVTEWPYEVPAPPPHTYPEAHVFDDQDFRPLFVGGGIAFPLSASYRCEALGMSMFNTPGLILKTELDRLFDEFRFVGFSRALHELGRRLGAAGSPERRRDIFLVLVSKSGGRSEAVSALLSLAARHSNEPVHIRAAVLRSLVKRAQVWRLPAEVWINLLEFGHGLGLDGSTAEAECREGLHAVVIRQLLEGKCEPAITAAFLEEFSTLSEYSLSSAERVKVAAGLQNLLSAAALVAEPVIAAKLLSQLLDALNTYRVCIVATSPVVGAIVSLASRDAEVTRPLLQRLYEARVARRELLRLNLEFRRDQASLMNVLRHDLLALDYKQFSEIIATSNTNFDSFISKLAIYFQNDNFVTQLRTDLKEKYFDTEDRKIKHAKLARRLASLSGRDLEQYVQELDSKRTEVRRWSAMLRANAHRARPAVAVAEWGWRRAGVKAVATRAMRGRQAERADLTRALAAHRRTLRVALALSMLSGLDEQVDTFTLATKLRPAAALRALLLYFRRFGDKSEVCIWNIVKPVMLSIDLSKRDNLRRLVKEVKVVPQSIKPDYCVTLYIVLLKTKIKHFYSNVDDILCDVSKHLPEVENSLEPVLLKMLEMADAVQPVSCPSIFVRYFMLSKSDEDLEGRFEKLGEPLLTHLDVVREKNDWMFRKLISETMRSLMYNAAFFNTKCTSCLLVIEKFLAWMETFMPKEEYFNNYAQVHLTMLYCKAVRQSLKQLPAVFAEPRRRLEEGVDAVGFVFGRYIARELAQLVASYFDSVVELYSGALVSFLVNTLVSGSSRAKFVVSVLKGILAEGVGTQRRLAVYIYKHCQHEMKEPLQKEIKELLYKVEDIQVLVRAETTGVRFY; encoded by the exons ATG ACGATGGCTGTGACACCAATAACTCTGTCGGGTAATCTGGGCGAACGGCATCGGCGCCTCAACACGCTGGTGCGAGAGGCCGGCGTCAGAGGGGCCTCCCTTCAGGAGTTCCAAGCTCTGCCGGAACACTCGCCCGTCGACCGCCTCTTCAAGATAGACCTCGCTTCACAGCTCGGCTATGTTGACTACATCATACAAAACTTACAAGACGACGACATGCTGTACGTCAGCAGAGCTCTCAAATCCAAATGGCTCGTAGACCATCATGACGTCATAAACCCCAAACACCTGGAGAGTGTGCTCTATCCGACCATGATCAAGCCGGCCGTAAGTAAACTGAAGCATTGGACTTATATCAACCTTCGTGATCCGTCGATGTGTCAGGAATTCTATCTGTACTATAAGGAGAACACGTTCGAGTTCGCCATCAAGTATCTGCCTCACTGCTGCAATGAGTTCATCCTACAAGAAGTTCCCACGATACTGGCCAAAATGTCAAGCCAGCACCTAAAGATACTGAGTGAGAAATGTCCCAGAGTAGCAGAGATCTATTACAATTCGTTGGCGACGGACGAAGTCGTCCGGCCTCGCTATCTCGAGAACCAGCAGTCATACTACAACAGTGTGAAGTGTGTGCTGAAGTCTGACGCCGACGTGTTCCTCAACATCACGGAGAAGTATTTCAACATGAACAGCTTCAGACGGCTGAGCCCGTCGGCGAGCGACTACATCCTGCGCTGTCACAAGCACAGGTTCACGAACAAGCCCGAGCTGTATACCGCCTACTTGTTACACGTGCAGACGCTCGCTGACCGGCTCAGTGTCGAGGAATGCCAGGAGCTGGTGGTCAGGTTGGCGCGGGCGAAGTATTTGCAGCACTGGTTCGAGTACAAGGCGGTGGAGCCGCTTGTGAAACGCCTCAGTCCCGACAAGAGGGCGGCCTTCAAGAAGCGAGTGTTTGTTGAGAAGGATGTCGGCGAGAGCGTAACTGAGTGGCCGTACGAGGTGCCTGCGCCCCCGCCACACACTTATCCGGAAGCACATGTCTTCGATGACCAAGACTTTAGGCCACTCTTCGTGGGTGGGGGAATAGCATTTCCACTATCGGCGAGCTATAGATGCGAAGCGTTGGGTATGTCAATGTTTAATACGCCAggattaatattgaaaacagaGTTAGATAGATTATTCGATGAATTTCGGTTTGTGGGGTTTAGTCGAGCGCTGCACGAATTGGGGCGGCGGTTGGGCGCCGCGGGTTCTCCAGAGAGAAGGCGCGATATCTTCCTGGTGTTGGTGAGTAAGAGCGGCGGCCGCAGCGAAGCGGTGTCGGCGCTGCTGAGTCTCGCAGCTCGGCACAGTAACGAGCCGGTGCACATTCGAGCCGCCGTGCTGCGCAGCCTGGTCAAGCGCGCTCAAGTCTGGCGCTTGCCTGCAGAGGTCTGGATCAATTTGCTCGAGTTCGGGCATGGGCTCGGGCTGGACGGCAGTACTGCCGAAGCCGAGTGCAGGGAGGGTTTGCATGCGGTTGTGATTCGTCAGCTGCTAGAAGGCAAATGTGAGCCTGCCATCACAGCTGCTTTTTTGGAAGAATTCTCCACATTATCAGAATATTCGCTTTCCTCAGCTGAGCGTGTGAAAGTGGCCGCTGGACTCCAGAATTTACTGTCTGCGGCGGCTTTGGTTGCCGAACCAGTCATAGCTGCCAAGCTCTTGAGTCAATTGCTCGATGCACTTAATACATATCGTGTTTGTATCGTGGCAACATCACCAGTGGTTGGTGCCATCGTTTCTCTAGCGTCGCGGGATGCCGAAGTCACTCGACCCTTGCTCCAGCGACTTTATGAGGCGAGGGTTGCTCGCCGTGAGCTGCTGCGGTTGAACTTAGAATTTCGGCGCGACCAAGCATCACTGATGAACGTACTGCGACATGACTTACTTGCACTGGACTACAAACAGTTCAGCGAAATAATCGCCACAAGTAACACCAactttgatagttttatttccaAGCTCGCAATATATTTCCAAAATGATAACTTTGTAACCCAGCTTCGAACAGACTTAAAGGAGAAATATTTTGACACTGAAGACCGTAAAATTAAGCATGCGAAGTTGGCTCGTCGACTAGCAAGTCTTTCTGGTCGTGATTTGGAGCAGTATGTTCAAGAGCTGGATTCCAAAAGAACAGAAGTGCGAAGGTGGTCAGCTATGCTGCGGGCGAACGCCCACCGCGCGCGACCCGCTGTGGCCGTAGCTGAGTGGGGCTGGCGCAGGGCGGGCGTGAAGGCCGTAGCGACGCGCGCCATGCGCGGCCGACAAGCGGAGCGAGCCGACCTCACCCGAGCACTGGCCGCTCACCGCCGCACGCTGCGAGTGGCGCTAGCTCTGAGCATGCTCTCTGGACTCGACGAACAAGTGGACACCTTCACACTGGCCACCAAGCTGAGGCCGGCCGCAGCGCTGCGCGCCCTGTTGTTGTACTTTCGTCGTTTCGGTGACAAGAGCGAGGTCTGTATATGGAACATCGTTAAACCGGTAATGTTGTCTATTGACTTGTCCAAGCGAGATAATCTCCGCCGGCTGGTCAAAGAAGTCAAAGTGGTTCCGCAAAGCATAAAACCTGACTACTGCGTGACACTATACATCGttcttcttaaaacaaaaataaagcatttctaCTCGAACGTTGATGATATTCTTTGTGACGTGTCTAAACATCTACCCGAAGTAGAAAACTCTCTGGAACCTGTTCTTCTTAAGATGCTAGAGATGGCGGATGCTGTGCAGCCTGTTTCATGTCCTTCTATTTTCGTGagatattttatgttatcgAAAAGTGATGAAGATCTTGAAGGTCGATTTGAGAAGTTGGGAGAGCCGTTATTGACCCATTTGGATGTCGTGCGCGAGAAAAATGATTGGATGTTCAGGAAACTAATTTCGGAAACAATGAGGAGTTTAATGTATAATGCGGCGTTTTTCAATACGAAGTGCACGTCTTGTTTGTTGGTTATCGAGAAATTCCTGGCTTGGATGGAGACGTTCATGCCGAAAGAAGAATATTTCAATAACTACGCACAAGTTCACCTGACGATGCTGTACTGCAAGGCGGTGCGGCAGAGCCTGAAGCAGCTGCCGGCGGTGTTCGCGGAGCCCCGCAGGAGGCTGGAGGAGGGCGTGGACGCCGTGGGCTTTGTGTTCGGGAGGTACATAGCGCGGGAGCTGGCGCAGCTGGTCGCCTCGTACTTCGACTCCGTCGTGGAGCTGTATAGCGGCGCGCTTGTGAGTTTCTTGGTGAACACTCTAGTGTCCGGTAGTTCTAGAGCCAAGTTTGTTGTATCTGTCCTCAAGGGAATTTTGGCTGAAGGCGTGGGCACTCAGCGACGCCTCGCTGTGTACATCTATAAGCACTGTCAGCATGAAATGAAAGAACCTTTGCAGAAAGAGATCAAGGAATTATTGTACAAGGTTGAGGATATACAGGTTCTAGTGCGCGCTGAGACGACTGGTGTTCGCTTTTATTAA